A window of Saccharomyces eubayanus strain FM1318 chromosome XII, whole genome shotgun sequence contains these coding sequences:
- the AVL9 gene encoding Avl9p, with translation MDEKDEPVIFGVCLVDFHHKRGPEIEFWYGLPEDTQNADLWPNLPFQALPDGSHSFEETFTYFTLLYDEKKQRSPPNGATDLSEDGVNDTTTLFAISCSRQIKSDELLVKDKDITRSTVQKAIVVISRQPIFGQIKDKLSIVTNAFFLQHDFGDTKIVQSLCENLKSIYTPVLLGRNAENRLYVGLCLRKILHDFKKNVLVLLKSILLERKIIVYGNDVEVLCNLQFGLISLIPDLMSNLQDSGSPQLFQDVSKLKVADSFKSSNRESVLRFLGFPLPIFEEGGLFSPYTPLQQMNDIKSKRTMFFMIGSSNTLLSERREELCHIFVNTDDSTVEILDKSLASILQLSSHDKKWIDSISGIVSDTWNENDDETPKNSQFEGSEDFIRWQFEDYLTGLLSSVKLNDYLELHKENEQALKTIPEDMLSSNPIHLFNSNWVHSWKETQNFQIFNARTDDRLFDLFPPKHIYNGADTLSLLQQRFLSTFHNLKRSTSNTSSDKNGHQSEEDSKDQESIKSKRPTAQTAVNSEKNTEKPATHLWNSWKEYFNKSKNATNGDITESTEDLKNRGKTGNAIEKAMIGLGLHYTPEGETSQEEEQEEIDEDDDDDEDDKDDEDDKDDEDDEDDGDDKDDDDEEDDESNNSSESYNGSETHKSIQGTSNDDGESSDGAEDDNDDEDSLEDNGRRIEDDEAHGSENEKKAEVLSKERNSSEKIGENKADSAQDNENKHVESKELHVDNI, from the coding sequence ATggatgaaaaagatgaaccAGTAATTTTTGGTGTTTGTCTTGTCGACTTTCATCATAAGAGGGGCCCTGAAATAGAATTCTGGTATGGATTACCTGAGGATACTCAAAATGCGGATTTATGGCCAAATCTACCTTTCCAGGCGCTTCCTGATGGTTCTCACTCTTTTGAAGAGACATTCACTTACTTCACGTTGCTATATGacgaaaagaagcaaagaagTCCTCCCAACGGTGCCACTGATTTATCTGAGGACGGAGTCAATGATACCACGACTTTATTTGCTATATCCTGCTCGAGACAGATAAAGAGCGATGAATTGCTTGTTAAGGACAAAGATATAACTCGATCTACTGTGCAGAAGGCAATTGTGGTCATCTCAAGACAACCAATTTTCGGCCAAATTAAAGACAAACTGAGCATAGTGACCaatgcttttttcttacagCATGATTTTGGAGATACGAAGATAGTTCAGTCATTATGTGAAAATTTAAAGTCCATATACACGCCTGTATTGTTGGGCAGGAACGCTGAAAACCGTCTCTATGTTGGATTGTGTTTAAGGAAAATTCTACACgatttcaagaagaacGTTTTAGTGCTGCTAAAATCAATCTTACTTGAACgaaaaataatagtttATGGTAACGATGTGGAAGTTCTATGTAATCTACAATTTGGATTGATTAGCTTAATTCCGGACTTGATGTCAAATTTACAAGATTCTGGAAGTCCGCAATTGTTCCAGGATGTTTCTAAACTAAAGGTGGCTGACTCATTCAAATCAAGTAACCGAGAATCAGTGCTAAGGTTTTTGGGTTTCCCCTTgccaatttttgaagaaggtgGACTATTCTCACCCTATACTCCGTTACAGCAGATGAATGACATAAAGTCAAAACGTACTATGTTTTTTATGATCGGAAGTTCTAACACGTTACTTTCCGAACGAAGGGAGGAATTGTGTCACATCTTCGTCAATACCGATGACTCTACCGTGGAAATCCTGGATAAATCCTTAGCTTCTATTCTTCAACTATCAAGCCATGATAAAAAATGGATCGATTCAATATCGGGGATTGTGTCAGACACGTGgaatgaaaatgatgatgaaacgCCAAAGAATTCTCAGTTTGAAGGAAGTGAAGATTTTATTAGATGGCAATTTGAAGACTATTTAACAGGGCTACTTTCAAGTGTTAAACTAAATGATTATTTGGAGTTGCATaaggaaaatgaacaaGCTTTGAAGACTATACCTGAAGATATGCTGAGTTCCAATCCAATACACTTATTCAATTCGAACTGGGTCCATAGTTGGAAGGAAAcccaaaattttcaaatatttaatgCAAGAACAGATGATAGGTTATTTGATTTGTTTCCTCCAAAGCATATTTACAATGGCGCTGACACATTGTCTCTATTACAGCAAAGATTTTTGTCCACATTTCATAATTTAAAAAGGAGCACCAGTAATACTTCAAGTGATAAAAATGGACATCAAAGTGAAGAGGATTCCAAAGACCAGGAAAGCATCAAATCGAAAAGGCCTACTGCACAAACCGCTGTAAATTCCGAGAAGAACACAGAGAAGCCGGCAACTCATCTATGGAATTCATGGAAGGAATATTTTAACAAGTCAAAGAATGCTACTAATGGCGACATCACCGAATCCACAGAAGATCTCAAAAATAGAGGCAAAACAGGAAATGCCATAGAGAAAGCAATGATTGGCTTAGGTTTACATTATACGCCAGAAGGGGAAACAAGCCAAGAGgaggaacaagaagaaatcgatgaagatgatgatgatgatgaagatgataaagatgatgaagatgataaagatgatgaagatgatgaagatgatggaGACgataaagatgatgatgatgaagaagatgatgaatctAATAATTCAAGTGAAAGTTATAATGGTAGCGAGACACACAAAAGCATTCAAGGCACTAGTAACGATGATGGTGAAAGTAGCGATGGTGCGGAGGACgacaatgatgatgaagacagCTTGGAGGACAATGGAAGGagaattgaagatgatgaagccCATGGCagtgaaaacgaaaaaaaagccgAAGTACTATCCAAAGAGAGGAATTCAAGTGAAAAAATAGGTGAGAATAAAGCTGATAGTGCACAAgacaatgaaaacaaacatGTCGAAAGTAAAGAATTGCATGTTGATAATATTTAA
- the CSS3 gene encoding Css3p — MFSFCSLIYILSQLCVSCSAYVDVTSGYQVFWGLPNNMTNNQICWLVQASYFDIASNNTGKILRSGRFEPSDEISMIFRDILVELPNIADSYEYSDLDLSTYSGPEPYDPESDYCTDIMDLMMGVYDEEGNYVKPRSEVDSAATNSTVQRRSSDSDIDECVDEPMTSKHAGITKIRELF; from the coding sequence atgttttctttttgttctttaatTTACATTCTCTCCCAATTATGCGTATCATGTTCTGCATATGTCGATGTTACTAGTGGTTATCAGGTATTCTGGGGTCTTCCAAACAATATGACAAACAATCAAATATGCTGGTTAGTTCAGGCGTCATATTTTGACATAGCTTCTAACAATACTGGTAAGATACTGAGATCCGGAAGATTTGAACCTAGTGATGAAATTTCTATGATTTTCAGAGACATCCTGGTCGAATTACCAAATATTGCGGATTCTTATGAATACAGTGACTTGGATCTATCAACTTACAGCGGACCTGAGCCCTATGATCCAGAGTCTGATTACTGTACAGATATCATGGATTTGATGATGGGCGTatatgatgaagaaggaaattaTGTTAAGCCAAGATCTGAAGTTGATTCTGCTGCTACAAACTCAACAGTTCAACGTAGATCTTCCGATTCTGACATTGACGAATGCGTTGACGAGCCAATGACGTCAAAGCATGCCGGTATAACAAAAATCAGGGAACTTTTTTAA
- the AHP1 gene encoding thioredoxin peroxidase AHP1 yields the protein MSNLVNKQFPSGDYKFQYIAISQSDADSEACKMPQTVEWSKLISENKKVIITGAPAAFSPTCTVSHIPGYINYLDELVKEKEVDQVIVVTVDNPFANQAWAKSLGVKDTTHIKFASDPGCAFTKSIGFELAVGDNVFWSGRWAIVVENGVVTYAAKESNPGSEVTVSSVESVLAHL from the coding sequence ATGTCCAACTTAGTTAACAAACAATTCCCATCCGGTGACTACAAATTCCAATACATTGCCATCAGCCAAAGTGATGCTGACAGCGAAGCTTGTAAGATGCCACAAACCGTTGAATGGTCCAAGTTGATTTCTGAAAACAAGAAGGTCATCATCACTGGTGCTCCAGCTGCTTTCTCTCCAACCTGTACCGTCAGCCACATCCCAGGTTACATTAACTACTTGGACGAATTGGttaaggaaaaagaagtcGACCAAGTCATTGTCGTCACCGTTGACAACCCATTTGCCAACCAAGCCTGGGCCAAGAGCTTAGGTGTCAAGGACACTACACACATCAAGTTCGCTTCCGACCCAGGTTGTGCTTTCACCAAGTCCATTGGTTTCGAATTGGCTGTCGGTGACAATGTTTTCTGGAGTGGTAGATGGGCCATCGTTGTCGAAAACGGTGTCGTCACCTACGCCGCCAAGGAATCTAACCCAGGTTCCGAAGTTACCGTTTCCTCTGTTGAAAGTGTCTTGGCTCATTTATAG
- the MSL5 gene encoding mRNA splicing protein MSL5 yields the protein MSEEIVNVPPNVNLSLWKKNATESDVHRFNSLPSKISGALTREQIYSYQTMFRIQEITIKLRTNDFVPPSRKNRSPSPPPVYDAQGKRTNTREQRYRKKLEDERIKLVEIALRAIPYFVPPDDYKRPTKFQDKYYIPVDQYPDVNFVGLLLGPRGRTLRKLQEDSNCKIAIRGRGSVKEGKNASDLPPGAMNFEDPLHCLIIADSEDKIQKGIKVCQNIVIRAVTSPEGQNDLKRGQLRELAELNGTLREDNRPCPICGLKDHKRYDCPNRKVPSIQGIVCKVCGQTGHFSRDCKSSSQRISRFDGNVSANSSLPIQNNSHHNNNGAYPAQAAKKSRFGNSVTDGPQRFPTSSRYEPTPSPPAPRLPNRTYNGTPTPPPGLSSGTFSSGVPGMAPPPSRNPLESEQPKLALAPPPGMTTVQSSIAPPGMTTVQSPIARPPGLSGPPGLFSTTDNDTNNTKPPGLQGPPGL from the coding sequence ATGTCAGAAGAAATAGTAAACGTTCCCCCCAACGTCAACCTGTCGTTatggaagaagaatgcAACAGAAAGCGATGTTCATCGATTTAATTCTCTTCCGTCCAAAATTAGTGGGGCGCTCACTAGAGAACAAATTTATTCGTATCAAACCATGTTCAggattcaagaaattacTATCAAACTGCGTACTAATGATTTTGTTCCTCCCTCCAGAAAAAACAGATCACCTTCGCCACCACCAGTTTATGATGCCCAGGGTAAAAGAACGAATACCCGTGAACAGAGATATAGAAAGAAATTAGAGGATGAACGTATCAAGTTGGTTGAGATTGCGTTAAGGGCTATTCCTTACTTTGTTCCTCCGGATGATTACAAAAGGCCAACAAAATTCCAAGATAAGTATTACATCCCAGTAGATCAATATCCAGACGTTAATTTTGTCGGCCTGTTACTAGGTCCTCGTGGGCGTACTTTGAGAAAATTACAGGAGGATTCTAATTGTAAAATTGCAATCAGAGGAAGAGGTTCCGTTAAAGAAGGTAAAAATGCAAGTGATTTACCTCCAGGCGCTATGAATTTCGAGGACCCATTGCACTGTTTGATCATCGCGGATTCAGAAGACAAGATTCAGAAAGGTATAAAGGTTTGTCAAAACATTGTCATTAGAGCCGTGACATCTCCCGAGGGTCAGAATGACTTGAAACGAGGACAATTAAGAGAACTAGCAGAACTTAATGGTACTCTAAGGGAAGATAATAGACCTTGTCCGATCTGTGGCCTAAAGGATCATAAAAGATATGATTGTCCAAATAGAAAGGTTCCAAGTATCCAAGGCATCGTATGTAAAGTATGTGGTCAAACGGGACACTTCAGTAGAGACTGTAAATCATCATCTCAAAGGATAAGCCGCTTTGATGGAAACGTGTCTGCAAATAGTAGTTTACCGATACAGAACAACAGCCACCACAATAATAATGGTGCCTACCCAGCCCAAGCGGCAAAAAAATCTCGTTTTGGTAACAGTGTAACCGATGGTCCTCAAAGATTCCCCACCTCATCACGCTATGAACCAACACCCTCACCACCTGCGCCACGCCTTCCAAACCGAACGTACAACGGGACGCCCACGCCTCCTCCTGGTTTAAGTTCAGGTACGTTTAGCTCAGGAGTTCCAGGAATGGCTCCACCACCATCGCGAAACCCTCTAGAATCGGAACAACCCAAATTGGCTCTAGCACCTCCGCCTGGAATGACTACAGTACAATCTTCAATTGCACCACCTGGAATGACCACCGTACAATCTCCCATTGCACGTCCTCCAGGACTAAGTGGCCCTCCAGGGCTTTTTAGTACCACAGACAATGACACCAACAACACTAAACCTCCGGGACTTCAAGGGCCTCCTGGATTATAA
- the CFT2 gene encoding cleavage polyadenylation factor subunit CFT2 — MTYKFSCCDDGSGATVGSVVRFDNVTLLIDPGWNPSKVSYEQCVDYWEKVIPEIDVIILSQPTAECLGAHSLLYYNFISHFISRIQVYATLPVINLGRVSTIDSYASAGVIGPYDTNKLDLEDIEKSFDHIVPLKYSQLVDLRSRFDGLTLLAYNAGVCPGGSIWCISTYSEKLIYAKRWNHTRDNILNAASILDATGKPSSTLMRPSAIITTLDRFGSSQPFKRRSKTFKDTLRKGLNSDGSVIIPVDMSGKFLDLFTQVHELLFESTKINAHTQVPVLILSYSRGRTLTYAKSMLEWLSPTLLKTWENRNNTSPFEIGSRVKIISPKELKKYVGSKICFVSEVEALINEVITRIGNSEKTTLILTKPNFESASCLDKILDIIKQDKSDRKSPSEEDKPFVCDSYISIDTIKEEPLSKEELEAFKLQLKEKKKNRNKKILLLKRESQKLANGNTNIDDSNAGGTINSQDILAGDADEEPVTDRITGEDEDEEEEEDNDNLLSLLKDNSQKPLAKKNTEASVDIIIQQNATSKHKMFPFNPIKIKKDDYGTVVDFTMFIPDDLDNTNLNSRKRPLKDGSKSMGKDSVAGDEDSKNEEDDGYNVGDPVSKKRKHRSSRYSGFTGAEETENFDNLDYLIIDKTLSKRIESTANIQLKCSVVVLNLQSLVDQRSASIIWPSLRSRKMVLSAPKNIQNEELIAKLTNKNIEVVNMPLNKTVEFNTTIKALDISIDSELDNLLKWQRISGSYTVATVVGRLVKETLPQVNNHQKTASRSKLVLKPLNGSSRSHKTGALSIGDVRLVQLKKQLTEKNYIAEFKGEGTLVINGKVAVRKINDAETIIDGTPSELFDTVKKLVTDMLAKI; from the coding sequence ATGACGTATAAGTTTAGCTGTTGCGACGATGGGTCCGGAGCTACTGTTGGTTCAGTAGTGCGCTTCGATAACGTCACCCTGTTAATTGATCCTGGCTGGAATCCATCTAAAGTTTCATATGAGCAGTGTGTCGACTACTGGGAAAAAGTGATACCGGAAATTGATGTTATAATACTGTCACAACCGACCGCTGAATGCCTAGGTGCTCACTCTTTGTTATATTATAATTTCATTTCTCATTTCATATCGAGAATACAAGTTTACGCTACTCTTCCAGTTATCAATTTGGGGAGAGTATCCACCATAGACTCATATGCATCAGCAGGTGTAATAGGTCCGTATGATACTAACAAACTCGATCTTGAGGATATAGAGAAATCGTTCGACCACATAGTTCCTCTCAAATACTCACAATTGGTAGATTTACGATCGAGATTCGACGGGTTGACTTTACTAGCATACAATGCTGGTGTTTGTCCCGGTGGCTCTATTTGGTGTATAAGCACGTATTCTGAAAAGCTGATCTATGCCAAAAGGTGGAATCACACCAGAGATAACATACTAAACGCTGCTTCAATACTGGATGCAACTGGAAAACCTTCATCCACGTTGATGAGACCTTCTGCAATAATTACTACCTTAGACAGATTCGGCTCTTCTCAGCCTTTCAAGAGACGTTCcaaaactttcaaagacaCATTGAGGAAGGGTTTGAATTCGGATGGGTCTGTTATAATACCCGTAGATATGAGTGGGAAATTTTTAGACCTTTTCACACAAGTTCATGAGTTATTATTCGAAAGCACGAAGATCAATGCGCATACGCAGGTGCCTGTACTCATTCTATCATATTCAAGAGGAAGAACCTTAACTTACGCCAAATCCATGCTTGAATGGCTATCTCCAACCCTTCTTAAAACATgggaaaatagaaataatACTTCACCGTTTGAAATTGGATCACGGGTCAAAATTATATCTCCAAAGGAACTTAAGAAGTACGTCGGTTCCAAGATCTGCTTTGTATCTGAAGTGGAAGCCTTAATCAACGAAGTTATAACTAGGATAGGTAATTCTGAAAAGACAACCCTGATATTGACTAAACCGAACTTTGAATCTGCATCCTGTCTGGATAAGATATTAGACATTATAAAACAAGATAAAAGCGACCGAAAAAGCCCCTCTGAGGAGGATAAACCATTCGTTTGCGATAGTTACATTTCAATCGACACTATAAAGGAAGAGCCTTTGAGTAAAGAGGAATTGGAAGCGTTTAAATTACAgctgaaagagaaaaaaaagaatagaaacaagaagattttactattgaaaagagaatccCAAAAATTGGCCAATGGCAACACAAACATAGACGATTCCAACGCTGGAGGAACGATAAACAGCCAAGACATCTTAGCAGGCGATGCAGATGAAGAGCCAGTGACAGACCGCATCACAGgagaagacgaagatgaagaagaggaggaagataACGATAATTTACTAAGCTTACTTAAGGACAATTCCCAAAAGCCtttggcaaagaaaaacactGAGGCCTCTGTGGACATCATTATACAACAAAATGCAACCTCGAAACACAAAATGTTTCCTTTCAATCCtattaaaattaaaaaagatgaTTACGGTACTGTCGTAGATTTCACGATGTTTATACCAGATGACTTAGACAACACTAATCTAAATAGCAGGAAAAGGCCACTAAAAGATGGCAGCAAAAGCATGGGCAAGGACAGTGTTGCAGGTGATGAAGACAGcaaaaacgaagaagatgatggtTACAATGTGGGGGACCCAGTAAgtaaaaagaggaaacaCCGTAGTTCTCGTTATTCAGGGTTCACTGGTGCTGAAGAAAcggaaaattttgataatttgGACTATTTAATAATAGACAAGacactttcaaaaagaatagaATCTACAGCAAACATCCAATTGAAATGTTCCGTAGTGGTGTTGAATTTACAGAGTTTGGTTGATCAAAGATCCGCATCCATTATATGGCCATCATTAAGATCTAGGAAAATGGTACTTTCAGCTCCtaaaaatatccaaaatGAGGAACTAATAGCCAAACtcacaaacaaaaatatcgaAGTGGTAAACATGCCATTGAATAAGACAGTAGAATTCAATACAACCATAAAGGCCCTCGATATCTCCATTGATTCTGAACTCGATAATCTTCTGAAATGGCAACGTATCAGCGGTAGTTACACAGTCGCCACTGTTGTTGGCCGACTAGTTAAGGAGACTCTTCCACAAGTCAATAACCATCAAAAGACAGCTTCTAGGAGTAAACTGGTCTTGAAGCCGTTAAACGGTTCATCAAGAAGTCATAAAACTGGCGCATTGTCTATTGGTGATGTTAGGTTAGTTCAACTAAAGAAACAGTTAACggaaaaaaactacatTGCAGAATTCAAAGGTGAAGGTACACTTGTCATCAATGGAAAAGTGGCAGTCCGTAAAATTAATGATGCAGAAACCATTATTGATGGTACCCCCTCTGAACTATTTGATACTGTCAAGAAATTGGTAACAGATATGTTAGCAAAAATTTAG
- the REX3 gene encoding RNA exonuclease, producing the protein MGSLLRPVDLVNQPLGFQERYKILQKLFTQLQKAYAHSKRTNMDLERLATRLEVHVAKNSLSGQSYKFNMSILLRDILKYKGDLSKVKINGRPLKGSKPSSNTGPIFTRSQAMEALKALILDVKALEKNGYIVEELQKESNDECDTQLYVPCLRCNTNFKKIDIMENALCRFHPLKKIYNRETRCHLYPCCGETTNSVSFLRLGCKTSHHHVYRGESYSDLCKISEFSSSAHIDGVENVLSLDCEMAFTSLGYEMIRLTIVDFFTGETLFDHVIQPVGEIVDLNSDFSGVHEIDQTKCPTYREAIGMFLSENLINKNSILIGHGLENDLNVMRIFHNKVIDTAVLYSKTKFKVSLKNLAFEFLSRKIQNGEHDSSQDAIATMDVVKVKIGVSPSQKIWE; encoded by the coding sequence ATGGGTAGCTTGTTGAGGCCGGTTGATTTGGTAAACCAGCCACTTGGGTTTCAAGAAAGATATAAgattttgcaaaaattaTTTACACAGTTACAAAAGGCGTATGCACATTCAAAAAGAACCAATATGGATCTTGAAAGGCTGGCAACTCGTTTAGAAGTTCATGTAGCCAAAAATAGTTTGTCCGGTCAGAGTTATAAATTTAATATGAGTATTCTCTTACGGGATATACTCAAGTACAAGGGAGATCTCTCGAAGGTCAAAATTAATGGACGTCCCCTCAAAGGATCCAAACCAAGTAGCAATACGGGGCCGATCTTTACAAGGTCACAAGCTATGGAGGCTCTTAAAGCTTTGATTTTAGATGTAAaagctttggaaaagaatggTTACATCGTTGAGGAACTGCAAAAGGAAAGTAATGATGAATGTGATACTCAATTGTATGTACCATGTCTGAGATGCAAtacaaattttaaaaaaatagatataaTGGAAAACGCCTTATGTAGATTCCATCCgctaaagaaaatatacaaCAGGGAGACTAGATGTCACCTTTATCCGTGCTGTGGTGAGACCACCAACTCTGTGTCTTTTTTGAGACTAGGATGTAAGACGTCCCACCACCATGTGTACAGAGGAGAATCATATAGCGATTTGTGTAAAATTTCCGAGTTTTCTAGTAGCGCACACATCGATGGAGTTGAAAATGTTCTCTCTCTCGATTGTGAGATGGCTTTCACATCCCTAGGTTACGAAATGATACGTTTGACGATTGTGGATTTTTTCACAGGAGAAACACTATTTGATCATGTTATTCAACCAGTGGGTGAAATTGTTGACCTAAATTCCGACTTCAGTGGTGTCCATGAGATTGATCAAACTAAATGTCCCACGTATAGGGAGGCGATTGGTATGTTTTTAtctgaaaatttgataaataaaaacagtATACTCATCGGCCACGGATTAGAGAACGATCTAAATGTTATGAGAATATTTCACAACAAGGTGATAGACACGGCAGTTctatattcaaaaacaaaattcaaggtatctttgaaaaatttagcatttgaatttttaagTAGGAAAATCCAAAATGGAGAGCATGATAGTTCTCAAGATGCAATAGCTACGATGGATGTCGTAAAAGTTAAAATAGGTGTTTCTCCAAGTCAAAAGATTTGGGAGTAG
- the CCW12 gene encoding Ccw12p: MQFSTVASFAAVAAVASAAANVTTATVSEESTTLVTITSCEDHVCSETVSPALVSTATVTVNDVITQYTTWCPLTTEAPKNGTSTSAPVKPTEAPKNTTSAAPTHSVTSYTGAAAKALPAAGALLAGAAALLL; encoded by the coding sequence ATGCAATTCTCTACTGTCGCCTCTTTCGCCGCTGTCGCCGCCGTTGCCTCTGCCGCTGCTAACGTCACCACTGCTACTGTCAGTGAAGAATCTACCACTTTGGTCACCATCACTTCTTGTGAAGACCATGTCTGTTCTGAAACTGTCTCCCCAGCTTTGGTTTCCACTGCTACCGTCACTGTCAATGACGTTATCACTCAATACACCACCTGGTGTCCATTGACCACCGAAGCCCCAAAGAACGGTACTTCTACTTCCGCTCCAGTTAAGCCAACTGAAGCTCCAAAGAACACCACCTCTGCTGCTCCAACCCACTCCGTTACCTCTTACACTGGTGCTGCCGCTAAGGCTTTGCCAGCTGCTGGTGCTTTGTTGGCTGGTGCCGCtgctttgttgttgtaa
- the HOG1 gene encoding mitogen-activated protein kinase HOG1 has protein sequence MTTNEEFIRTQIFGTVFEITNRYNDLNPVGMGAFGLVCSATDTLTSQPVAIKKIMKPFSTAVLAKRTYRELKLLKHLRHENLICLQDIFLSPLEDIYFVTELQGTDLHRLLQTRPLEKQFVQYFLYQILRGLKYVHSAGVIHRDLKPSNILINENCDLKICDFGLARIQDPQMTGYVSTRYYRAPEIMLTWQKYDVEVDIWSAGCIFAEMIEGKPLFPGKDHVHQFSIITDLLGSPPKDVINTICSENTLKFVTSLPHRDPISFSERFKTVEPDAVDLLEKMLVFDPKKRITAADALAHPYLAPYHDPTDEPVADAKFDWHFNDADLPVDTWRVMMYSEILDFHKIGGSDGQIDISATFDDQVAAATAAAAQAQAQVQLHMSTHSHNGAGSTDNNQSDITGGNKTTDHIATNDTITDYGNQAIRYANEFQQ, from the coding sequence ATGACCACCAACGAGGAATTCATTAGGACGCAAATATTCGGGACGGTTTTCGAAATCACAAATAGGTACAATGATCTGAACCCTGTCGGGATGGGTGCGTTCGGACTCGTTTGTTCAGCCACAGACACTTTGACGTCTCAACCAGTTgccattaaaaaaatcatgaaGCCCTTCTCCACCGCCGTGCTGGCCAAAAGAACGTACCGTGAACTGAAGCTACTGAAGCACCTGAGACATGAGAATCTGATTTGTCTGCAGGACATATTTCTTTCGCCTCTGGAAGATATATATTTCGTCACGGAATTACAAGGCACAGATTTACATAGACTCTTGCAAACAAGACCCTTGGAGAAGCAGTTCGTTCAGTACTTCCTGTACCAGATCCTGAGGGGCTTGAAGTACGTCCATTCTGCGGGCGTCATCCACAGAGATTTGAAGCCGAGCAACATCCTAATCAATGAGAATTgtgatttgaaaatttgtgATTTTGGTTTGGCAAGAATTCAAGACCCTCAGATGACGGGTTATGTCTCCACAAGATACTACAGGGCCCCTGAAATCATGTTAACGTGGCAAAAATATGACGTCGAGGTGGACATTTGGTCTGCTGGCTGTATCTTTGCTGAAATGATCGAGGGGAAGCCCTTGTTCCCAGGTAAGGATCACGTTCACCAATTCTCTATCATCACCGACCTATTGGGTTCCCCACCAAAGGACGTGATAAATACCATCTGCTCTGAAAACACTTTAAAATTCGTCACTTCATTACCACATAGAGACCCCATCTCATTTTCGGAAAGATTCAAGACAGTCGAACCTGATGCCGTAGATCTTTTGGAGAAAATGTTGGTTTTCGACCCTAAGAAGAGAATCACCGCAGCTGATGCCTTGGCGCATCCTTATTTGGCTCCTTACCACGACCCCACCGACGAGCCAGTAGCAGACGCTAAGTTCGATTGGCATTTCAACGATGCTGACTTGCCTGTCGACACTTGGCGTGTGATGATGTATTCAGAAATCCTAGACTTCCACAAGATTGGAGGTAGTGATGGACAGATCGATATATCCGCCACATTTGATGACCAAGTCGCCGCAGCCACCGCCGCGGCGGCGCAGGCTCAGGCACAGGTTCAGTTACACATGTCTACACATTCCCACAACGGTGCTGGTAGCACTGATAATAACCAATCCGACATTACTGGTGGCAATAAAACTACCGATCATATCGCCACGAATGACACCATTACGGATTACGGCAACCAAGCTATTCGGTACGCTAACGAGTTCCAGCAATaa